AAACGCGCGCCATGCTCGGCCGCGAGGCGCGCCAGGCGACCGGTCGTCTCCGTGTTGACCAGCGCGGTCTCTTCCTGGTTGGCCTCGGCATAGTCGATATTGGCAATGGCCGCAATGTGGATGATGGCGTCGGGCTTTACCGACGCGACGATTTCCGCCGTTTTCGCCTTGTCGGCGAGGTCAAAGGCATGATGGACCACGTTGGCGGGCACCCCCGCGAGGGGACTTCGGCTGCAGGCATGCATATCCCAGTCGGCGGGCGCATGGTGCAGGACGCTGCCGCCGACGAACCCGCTGGCACCGGTGACGAGAACCTTCTTACTCATTCGAACTTTGCTCCGACTGCTGACGCAGTTCGTTTCGTTTGTGAATGCGATGAACCTGCCACGAGAGGATGAACATGATGACAACAAAGAGCAGGGCCGTCCCGAGGCCGAGCATGTTCACATTTCGAATCTGATCCACCGGCTCGCGTCCCTCCATGAGGTAGGGAATCCAGAGTTCCTGCACGACCGGCCCGATACTGCCGATGCCATTAACCAGCCCCGCAACGGCCACGGCGTTGCGCTCGCCCGCGACGACGACCGCCGCGACACCGCACAGCAGCGTGTCCGGTCCGTAGAGCATGAAGCCCACCATGCCAAAGCAAATTGCGAGCATGGTCGGATCGGTACCCCACTGCAAAACCATCAGGTAGCCCACGACAATGCCGATGCCCATCAGCAGGGTAAGGCGCTCCCACCGCCCGCGAAACAGTCGGTCCAGCACGATTCCAGCTATGATGGCGCCCGCGAAACCGGCGAAGTCGAAGATGGTGGAGTAATAGGATGCCTGATCCACGCCGAGCTGATTGGCGGGGTCCAGTCCTTCCTGCCGCGACTGGATATAGAGGAAGGTGGGCAGCCAGGAATCAAGGGCATAGCGCAAGAACTTGATGCAGAAATAGGCAATGCCCATCAGGGGCACGATGGGATTGAGCACAATCCGGAGATAGTCCTTGAAGTTGACGGACTCGGCGGTAGAGGCCTGTACCGCATTGTCCACGGCGTCTTCGTCGTGATCGATGATGGGATCGAGACCGACATCCTCCGGCTTATCCCGCTGCCAGAAGTAGATAATCCACCACACGGCGAAGGCAACGAGGGTACAGCCCCAGAACGCATAGGGAACGCCAAGATGGGCGAGAAGCCAGCCCGCCAGGGCCTTCACAACGATGTTGCCCACCAGATAGCTGGTGGACCAAACGCCCATGAT
This window of the Candidatus Hydrogenedentota bacterium genome carries:
- a CDS encoding MFS transporter, which codes for MSAALKPLNSDQRAWQYKILFSTYMAYAGFYLVRKAFGSAKPLMLEEGSGYDFGLHGVSYIWTAYLVAYMIGQFVNSFVGRKYGPRSLLLGGLGASIAINVVFGFSNSLSTFIVFMFFNGLVQAAGWPGVVGGVAEWLRKAERGTIMGVWSTSYLVGNIVVKALAGWLLAHLGVPYAFWGCTLVAFAVWWIIYFWQRDKPEDVGLDPIIDHDEDAVDNAVQASTAESVNFKDYLRIVLNPIVPLMGIAYFCIKFLRYALDSWLPTFLYIQSRQEGLDPANQLGVDQASYYSTIFDFAGFAGAIIAGIVLDRLFRGRWERLTLLMGIGIVVGYLMVLQWGTDPTMLAICFGMVGFMLYGPDTLLCGVAAVVVAGERNAVAVAGLVNGIGSIGPVVQELWIPYLMEGREPVDQIRNVNMLGLGTALLFVVIMFILSWQVHRIHKRNELRQQSEQSSNE